Part of the Pantoea eucalypti genome is shown below.
TCAACACGGCACTGACTGAGCTTCATAAAAACGGAACTTATGATCAGCTCACTAAAAAGTACTTTAAATTCAAGGTTTATCCCTGATTACTGTTGTGTGACGAATTCGGGAAGGTAGAGACTATGGCATTGCCCGACTACCGCGTTCAGCGTGAACGCTTTCTGGCCGCAGTGGAGCGCAAAGGTGCTGCGATAACCTCATATCGGCATCCTCTTCCGGGTCCGCAGGGCGAAGCGCTATATACGGATGTGGCACGACTGGGACCCGCCAGCGCATCGCGTCTGATGCTGGTCGTCTCTGGCACACATGGCGTTGAAGGCTATTATGGTTCGGATTGTCAGATAGCGTGGCTCAATTCGCTTGATAAAATACCTGCTGACACCGCATTGCTGCTTGTTCATCTGCTCAATCCATGGGGTGCGGCGCATTTACGGCGCGTGAACGAAGACAACATCGACCTCAACCGTAACTTTATCAACTTCAGTCAACCGGTTCCTGATAACCCGGAATATGCGCAGTGGCACGGTATTTATCATGGCGACCGTGTCAGCGCAGACCGGCAACTGGCTGAGGCGATGGACAACGTGGGCTGGCAGTCAGTTAAACGCGTGGTGGAAGCGGGACAATATACGTTTGCAGATGGCTTTTTCTTCGGCGGGCATCAGCCCGGCTGGTCTCATCTTACGATGAAGGCGATCATCGAACAGCATCTCTCGGTTGCAAAAACCATTATCAGCTTCGATCTTCATA
Proteins encoded:
- a CDS encoding DUF2817 domain-containing protein, which translates into the protein MALPDYRVQRERFLAAVERKGAAITSYRHPLPGPQGEALYTDVARLGPASASRLMLVVSGTHGVEGYYGSDCQIAWLNSLDKIPADTALLLVHLLNPWGAAHLRRVNEDNIDLNRNFINFSQPVPDNPEYAQWHGIYHGDRVSADRQLAEAMDNVGWQSVKRVVEAGQYTFADGFFFGGHQPGWSHLTMKAIIEQHLSVAKTIISFDLHTGAGAWGHPMLLSIAEQRYAAHDWGKVIYGEWLTLLFTGAGRDSVTGVTATATGYLSQYLLTSLAETQILPLVVECGTYEGQDMHQRVREDHWLHLYGEPASAAGQAVKQQLVEGFWPADEDWRALVAFRTQQIFQRGWRALTDTPRGYNLP